A genomic region of Bernardetia sp. ABR2-2B contains the following coding sequences:
- a CDS encoding SpoIIE family protein phosphatase, with translation MLDTVPFLQIPENLPPEKHRDFAILTMVGILGFSAHVVFLVCFLIFGVYSMAYFNVASCFLFAVVFMANRQIDSNSATLLTVAIGEIILHAIFAVVIIGWDSNFHYYLFLAMMTSFLANNFSKKSYVSNIIAFISYIGLYFYTSNFAPIQEISETGMFTFGIMNLISAGVMVVTITAYFNYVASESAKKFMASNTELSQQAEELTTQSEKLSKANKHTMDSIKYALRIQEAMLPSSKELSQILGNENYMVFYSPKDIISGDFFWCKETNNKKIIVVGDCTGHGVPGAMLTMIGESLLNGIVEKGITQPSLILDALQTYFSTLFISRDDVRDGMDISICTIDNKQNRLSFAGAKNPLIYIQNNEIKIIKGNRMSIGQTFTRKFMPRDFTNHQIDIRVPTTFYMYSDGYQDQFGGENNTKFYSKNLRKLLLEVSEQPMKKQRLILKRTLFKWRNLRNQTDDVIVFGFKIDPNKSIEKTKSLEEQILESEYENNEISDEVIQKQLEIDQMINKK, from the coding sequence ATGTTAGATACCGTTCCATTTTTACAAATTCCTGAAAACTTACCTCCTGAAAAGCACCGAGATTTTGCTATCCTTACTATGGTCGGAATACTTGGGTTTTCAGCTCATGTAGTATTTTTGGTTTGTTTTCTGATTTTTGGAGTCTATTCAATGGCTTATTTTAATGTTGCTAGTTGCTTTCTTTTTGCTGTTGTTTTTATGGCAAACAGGCAGATAGATTCTAATAGTGCTACTTTATTAACCGTTGCTATTGGAGAAATAATCTTACACGCTATTTTTGCAGTTGTCATTATAGGTTGGGATTCCAACTTTCATTACTACCTTTTCTTGGCAATGATGACTTCATTTTTGGCAAATAATTTTAGTAAGAAATCGTATGTGTCCAATATTATTGCTTTTATTTCTTATATAGGTCTTTATTTTTATACTTCTAATTTTGCACCCATACAAGAAATTTCTGAAACAGGAATGTTTACTTTTGGAATAATGAACTTGATAAGTGCTGGGGTAATGGTAGTTACTATTACAGCATACTTCAATTATGTAGCAAGCGAGTCAGCTAAAAAGTTTATGGCTTCTAACACTGAACTTTCTCAACAAGCAGAAGAGCTAACGACACAATCTGAAAAATTGAGTAAAGCCAATAAGCATACCATGGATAGTATAAAGTATGCTTTACGTATTCAGGAAGCTATGCTTCCTTCCTCTAAAGAATTATCTCAAATTCTAGGAAATGAAAATTATATGGTTTTTTATAGTCCGAAAGATATTATTTCGGGTGATTTTTTTTGGTGTAAAGAGACAAACAATAAAAAAATAATAGTTGTGGGAGATTGTACAGGACATGGCGTTCCGGGGGCAATGCTTACAATGATAGGAGAGAGTCTTTTAAATGGAATTGTAGAAAAAGGAATTACTCAACCTTCTCTTATTTTAGATGCTTTACAAACTTATTTTTCTACATTATTTATTAGTAGAGATGATGTCAGAGACGGAATGGATATTTCTATCTGTACGATAGATAATAAGCAAAACCGACTTTCTTTTGCAGGTGCTAAAAACCCTCTTATCTACATTCAAAACAATGAAATAAAAATAATAAAAGGAAATAGAATGAGCATAGGACAAACATTTACTCGTAAGTTTATGCCTAGAGACTTTACTAATCATCAGATAGATATTAGAGTTCCAACTACTTTTTATATGTATTCAGATGGCTACCAAGATCAGTTTGGAGGAGAAAATAACACAAAATTTTATAGTAAAAACCTAAGAAAGTTATTACTAGAAGTATCAGAACAACCTATGAAAAAACAGCGTCTTATTTTGAAAAGAACGCTTTTTAAATGGAGAAACCTCAGAAACCAAACTGATGATGTTATTGTATTTGGGTTCAAAATTGACCCTAATAAATCAATAGAAAAAACAAAAAGTTTGGAAGAGCAAATACTTGAAAGCGAATATGAAAATAATGAAATTAGCGATGAGGTTATCCAAAAACAATTGGAAATAGACCAAATGATAAACAAAAAATAG
- the tatC gene encoding twin-arginine translocase subunit TatC: MNDSETVLVENKNSSLPSTINNGKEMGVLDHLEELRWHVIRAVLAILVFTVVAFVAKDIVFGKIILGPSKINFLTYQFFCKMSSITCIDSLPFILQNRVMTGQFTMHIAASIAFGFICAFPYVFWEIWRFVAPALYNEERNTARGATFFVSLLFAIGVFFGYFLIAPLSINFLSNYQVDATILNEIDISSYVTTVAMLTLGCGLMFQLPIVVFFLSQVGIVTPELMKAYRKHSIIVILFISALITPPDVISQCLIGIPIWFLYEMSILISATIQKKRNLAVAKAEKLREAK; this comes from the coding sequence ATGAACGATTCAGAAACAGTTTTAGTAGAAAACAAAAACTCTTCTTTACCTTCTACTATTAACAATGGAAAAGAAATGGGAGTTTTAGATCACTTGGAAGAACTGCGTTGGCATGTCATTCGGGCAGTTTTGGCTATTTTGGTTTTTACGGTAGTTGCTTTTGTAGCAAAGGATATTGTTTTTGGTAAGATTATTTTAGGACCATCTAAAATTAATTTTCTGACCTATCAGTTTTTCTGTAAAATGTCTAGTATTACCTGTATTGATAGTTTGCCTTTTATTCTTCAAAATCGTGTCATGACTGGACAATTTACGATGCACATTGCAGCTTCAATTGCCTTTGGTTTTATATGTGCTTTTCCATATGTTTTTTGGGAAATTTGGCGTTTTGTAGCACCTGCTTTGTACAATGAAGAGCGAAATACGGCACGAGGAGCAACTTTTTTTGTATCTCTTTTATTTGCTATTGGTGTTTTTTTTGGCTATTTCTTGATTGCTCCTTTATCCATTAACTTCCTTTCCAATTATCAAGTTGATGCAACAATTCTAAATGAAATCGATATTTCTTCTTATGTAACTACGGTGGCAATGCTTACTTTGGGTTGTGGACTTATGTTTCAACTTCCTATTGTTGTGTTTTTTCTTTCTCAAGTGGGAATTGTTACGCCTGAATTAATGAAAGCCTATCGCAAACATTCAATTATTGTTATTTTATTTATTTCTGCCCTTATTACTCCTCCAGATGTAATTAGTCAGTGTTTAATCGGTATTCCTATTTGGTTTTTGTATGAAATGAGTATTCTAATTTCGGCTACTATCCAAAAGAAACGAAATTTAGCTGTTGCAAAAGCAGAAAAATTAAGAGAAGCAAAGTAA
- a CDS encoding DUF4178 domain-containing protein, which yields MPFGFFKKKKKEEDKTPHYDPNNIRITDIRAGFFLEYDAKTWEVAEEYEYDWGDNEFSYSFLLRSANEEIYLSLEDEGELEIALTNKIRLIKLGEDLDDQIAENERPPKTITYEGVKYYRDNESPGYYRNTATTKREESVEMITWDYYDDDEEKTISIEQFGERDFEAYIGEYVEEYEFSNILPSSEPPVAL from the coding sequence ATGCCTTTCGGATTTTTTAAAAAGAAGAAAAAAGAAGAAGATAAAACTCCTCATTACGACCCTAATAATATCAGAATTACAGATATTCGTGCTGGTTTTTTCTTAGAATATGATGCAAAAACTTGGGAAGTAGCCGAAGAATATGAATATGATTGGGGGGATAACGAATTTTCTTATTCTTTTTTGTTGCGTAGCGCAAATGAAGAAATTTATTTAAGCCTAGAAGATGAAGGCGAATTAGAAATTGCTCTGACAAATAAAATTCGTTTGATAAAATTAGGCGAAGATTTGGACGACCAAATTGCAGAGAACGAACGCCCTCCAAAGACAATTACTTATGAAGGCGTAAAATATTATCGTGATAATGAAAGCCCTGGATATTACAGAAATACGGCTACTACAAAGCGTGAAGAATCTGTAGAGATGATTACTTGGGATTATTATGATGATGACGAAGAAAAAACTATCTCAATAGAGCAGTTTGGAGAACGAGATTTTGAGGCATATATTGGAGAGTATGTAGAAGAGTATGAGTTTTCTAATATCCTTCCTTCTAGTGAGCCTCCTGTTGCTTTATAA
- the elbB gene encoding isoprenoid biosynthesis glyoxalase ElbB — protein sequence MKIGVLLSGSGVYDGAEIQESVLILLALEQAGASYFCIAPNIEQHHVINHMTGEQMNEKRNVLIESARIARGNVKDLAEISVEDMDGLVMPGGFGVAKNFTKWAFEGANGEINTDVKRLVNEMVKLNKPIAAVCMSPTTVAKALEGTGIEATLTVGTTSEKSPYQIADINVEMTKTGANPVMCTVTELISDDINNIVSSPCYMMDASISQINEGIQKTIAKLVEMVALQKES from the coding sequence ATGAAAATAGGTGTTTTGTTATCAGGTTCGGGCGTTTATGATGGCGCAGAAATTCAGGAATCAGTTTTGATTTTATTGGCTTTAGAACAAGCAGGTGCATCTTATTTTTGTATCGCTCCAAATATAGAGCAGCATCACGTCATCAATCACATGACAGGAGAGCAGATGAATGAAAAAAGAAATGTTTTGATAGAATCGGCACGTATTGCTAGAGGAAACGTAAAAGATTTAGCAGAAATAAGTGTTGAAGATATGGATGGACTTGTTATGCCAGGGGGATTCGGAGTAGCCAAAAATTTTACAAAATGGGCATTTGAAGGAGCAAATGGAGAAATAAATACAGACGTAAAACGATTAGTAAATGAAATGGTAAAACTAAACAAACCCATTGCAGCCGTTTGTATGTCGCCTACCACAGTAGCAAAAGCACTAGAAGGGACTGGAATAGAAGCAACACTAACAGTTGGCACAACAAGCGAAAAATCACCCTATCAAATTGCAGATATTAATGTAGAAATGACAAAAACAGGCGCAAATCCTGTAATGTGTACTGTAACAGAACTTATTTCTGACGACATCAACAATATTGTTTCTTCGCCTTGTTATATGATGGACGCAAGTATCAGTCAGATAAATGAAGGAATACAAAAAACAATTGCTAAACTCGTCGAAATGGTAGCATTACAAAAAGAGAGCTAA
- a CDS encoding HupE/UreJ family protein translates to MNEFFTFMGMGIEHILQFPEGYDHLLFILALSAIYTFSEWRKVFLLVTAFTVGHSVTLLLTVSDISPIPSSVIEWLIPLTIIIVCILNFFTKTEDKSKNIDLDILDLPNKDEKIVSSKMIRRYSIALLFGLIHGLGFANYLRQMLPDSLFSPLLGFNVGLEIAQILVVLVGLAIGFVMMKYLDFTKNRWKLILSAIVLVFALHLFVMQTLALFE, encoded by the coding sequence ATGAACGAATTTTTTACTTTTATGGGAATGGGAATCGAACACATTCTACAATTTCCAGAGGGCTACGACCATTTACTTTTTATTTTAGCTTTGAGTGCTATTTATACTTTTTCAGAATGGAGAAAAGTTTTTTTATTAGTTACTGCTTTTACAGTTGGGCATTCTGTTACTCTGCTTTTGACAGTTTCTGATATTTCACCAATTCCTAGTTCTGTGATTGAATGGCTTATTCCTTTGACAATTATTATCGTTTGTATCTTAAATTTTTTTACAAAGACAGAAGATAAATCAAAAAATATAGATTTAGATATTTTAGACTTACCAAATAAAGATGAAAAAATAGTTTCATCAAAAATGATTCGTCGTTATAGTATTGCTCTGCTTTTTGGACTGATACACGGTTTGGGTTTTGCTAATTATTTACGTCAGATGTTACCTGACTCTTTATTTTCTCCTCTTTTAGGATTTAATGTTGGTTTGGAAATAGCTCAAATTTTAGTCGTTTTGGTAGGTTTAGCTATTGGTTTTGTAATGATGAAGTATCTTGACTTTACAAAAAATCGTTGGAAGTTAATTCTGTCTGCTATTGTTTTAGTTTTTGCTTTGCATCTTTTTGTGATGCAGACATTGGCTCTTTTTGAATAG
- a CDS encoding DUF5723 family protein, with protein MKSTFLLQRFSKTLMVNNKLKIVIPKILFFTITLSFWITNTLFAQELTSYGVTGRGGVATTFATDYQAIGVNPANLAIRKSFRDPKITFGFLEGNIGFYTENITFDQILKSYFPKTFNSGDNYQLTYPQKEKAARDLTSGSISTTINSTLFGLHLSSEKLGGFAFSIRDRLDFYSKTNSTLSEILFLGQNASYFTNLLLSNGQTIANSSDLPQATRDQVVFGFRPENESLTYGEVMNNSTVQMLWTREYNFAYGTKIVDSYNVQVFAGIGVRYISGITLIDLEARNNVFIGETIALSPSFPVEGFSIDSPTNLGYEPKKGFARFATPKPIGNGYGIDFGLNIVIKRNLYLGASLVNYGRMSWTGNVYNITNGILAQTQGRGFDNYNFITYSSETFQLGGEGSALSWEGSEKFDDELPAMLRLGGSYEFFKTAHLGFDVVVPLNIDAPGSLASNLYAIGGDLRLSKLLTLSSGVSTGGNQDFNINIPVGLTYHARRGHYEAGFSTQDITSFILDIEDGGNNISFALGFLRFKF; from the coding sequence ATGAAATCAACTTTCCTACTACAACGATTTTCTAAAACTTTGATGGTTAATAATAAATTAAAAATAGTTATACCAAAAATACTATTTTTTACTATTACTCTTTCATTTTGGATAACTAATACACTTTTTGCACAAGAATTAACTTCTTATGGAGTAACAGGAAGGGGAGGTGTGGCCACAACTTTTGCTACTGATTATCAAGCCATTGGAGTAAACCCTGCTAACTTAGCTATTCGTAAGAGTTTTAGAGACCCAAAAATTACATTTGGCTTTCTGGAGGGTAATATTGGCTTTTATACAGAAAATATAACATTTGACCAGATTCTGAAAAGTTATTTTCCAAAAACTTTTAATAGTGGAGATAACTATCAACTTACTTATCCTCAAAAGGAAAAAGCAGCAAGAGACTTGACAAGTGGTTCTATTTCCACTACCATAAACTCTACCTTATTTGGTCTTCATCTTAGCTCTGAAAAGCTTGGTGGTTTTGCTTTTAGCATTCGTGATAGACTGGATTTTTATAGTAAAACAAATTCTACACTTAGTGAAATTTTATTTTTAGGACAAAATGCTTCTTACTTTACAAATCTTTTGTTATCAAATGGACAAACTATTGCCAATAGCTCTGACTTGCCTCAAGCTACAAGAGACCAAGTTGTTTTTGGTTTTCGTCCAGAAAATGAATCATTAACGTATGGAGAAGTTATGAATAACTCTACTGTTCAGATGCTTTGGACACGAGAATATAATTTTGCTTACGGAACAAAAATAGTAGATAGTTATAATGTACAAGTATTTGCAGGGATTGGCGTTCGTTATATTAGTGGTATTACACTTATAGATTTAGAGGCTAGAAATAATGTATTCATAGGCGAAACAATTGCTCTTTCTCCCTCTTTTCCAGTAGAAGGTTTCAGTATTGATAGTCCTACAAATCTAGGTTATGAGCCTAAAAAAGGTTTTGCTCGTTTTGCTACTCCCAAACCCATAGGAAATGGCTATGGAATTGATTTTGGGTTAAATATTGTCATTAAAAGGAATTTATATTTAGGAGCTTCTCTTGTAAATTATGGAAGAATGTCTTGGACAGGAAATGTTTATAATATAACAAACGGAATTTTGGCGCAAACGCAAGGAAGAGGTTTTGATAACTACAATTTTATAACCTATTCATCAGAAACATTTCAGTTAGGAGGAGAGGGTTCAGCTTTATCTTGGGAAGGTAGCGAAAAATTTGACGATGAGCTTCCTGCTATGTTGCGTTTGGGTGGTAGCTATGAGTTTTTCAAAACGGCTCATTTAGGATTTGACGTAGTTGTACCTCTTAATATAGATGCCCCTGGTAGTTTGGCAAGTAATTTATATGCTATTGGTGGAGATCTTCGTTTGAGCAAACTACTAACACTTTCTTCTGGAGTCAGTACGGGAGGTAATCAAGACTTTAACATCAATATTCCTGTTGGCTTAACGTACCACGCACGAAGAGGACACTATGAAGCAGGGTTTAGTACACAAGATATTACTTCTTTCATTTTGGATATAGAAGATGGAGGAAATAATATTTCTTTTGCTCTTGGTTTTCTAAGGTTTAAGTTCTAG
- a CDS encoding anhydro-N-acetylmuramic acid kinase has product MKNIYHSIGLMSGTSLDGLDIALCQFENYTKNDSSLWNYEIIKTGFVEYNQSWKQKLQNAHLLSALELKKLEAEWTNFLVKEVNKFVLQSKESSKFNFSLKSNLDCISSHGHTIFHQPNSKKEKKQEIGFTFQMGNGAMLSAQTGFKVICDFRQTDVALGGQGAPLVPIGDQLLFSDYDFCLNLGGIANISFNKDSADKNNIDTRFAFDICPCNMVLNYLSNKLGFEYDKGGNLSKEGKVNKELLQKLNDLDFYKEDYPKSLGREWVEKFVFPLLELEKSTIKDLLHTCTYHSAFQIAESIKKIESESFSKSKKKVLVTGGGAYNDLLINYLQEFLPNINVEKGSKMLISYKEALIFAFLGILRLRGEINTLASVTGATKNSCGGSIYLAESEFSISSGL; this is encoded by the coding sequence ATGAAAAATATTTATCACAGTATTGGACTCATGTCAGGAACTTCGTTAGATGGACTTGATATTGCACTTTGCCAGTTTGAAAATTATACAAAAAATGATTCCTCACTATGGAATTATGAGATTATCAAAACAGGATTTGTAGAATATAATCAAAGTTGGAAACAAAAATTACAAAATGCTCATCTTTTATCAGCTTTAGAACTCAAAAAATTAGAAGCAGAATGGACAAATTTTTTAGTAAAAGAAGTAAATAAATTTGTTTTACAAAGTAAAGAAAGTAGTAAGTTTAATTTTTCCCTAAAGTCAAATTTAGATTGCATTTCTTCGCACGGACATACTATTTTTCACCAGCCTAATTCAAAAAAAGAAAAAAAACAAGAGATTGGTTTTACTTTTCAAATGGGAAATGGGGCAATGTTATCAGCTCAAACAGGCTTTAAAGTCATTTGTGATTTTCGGCAAACTGATGTTGCTTTGGGTGGACAAGGCGCACCACTTGTTCCGATAGGCGATCAACTTCTTTTTTCTGACTATGATTTTTGTCTGAATTTGGGGGGGATAGCAAATATTTCTTTTAATAAAGATAGTGCAGATAAAAACAATATAGATACTCGTTTTGCTTTTGATATTTGTCCTTGTAATATGGTATTAAATTATTTATCTAATAAATTAGGTTTTGAGTATGATAAAGGAGGAAATTTATCCAAAGAAGGAAAAGTAAATAAAGAATTACTTCAAAAATTAAATGATTTAGATTTTTATAAAGAAGATTATCCTAAATCTTTAGGTAGAGAATGGGTAGAAAAGTTTGTTTTTCCTTTATTAGAGTTAGAAAAATCAACAATTAAAGATTTATTACATACCTGTACATATCATTCAGCTTTTCAGATTGCAGAAAGTATAAAAAAAATTGAATCAGAGAGCTTCTCAAAATCAAAAAAGAAAGTATTAGTCACAGGAGGAGGAGCTTACAATGATTTGTTAATCAATTATTTGCAAGAGTTTTTACCAAATATCAATGTAGAAAAGGGGAGCAAAATGCTTATTTCCTATAAAGAAGCTCTAATTTTCGCTTTTTTGGGCATTTTAAGACTTAGAGGAGAAATCAATACATTAGCTTCCGTTACAGGAGCAACAAAAAATAGTTGTGGAGGAAGTATTTATTTAGCAGAGTCAGAATTTTCTATCTCTTCAGGATTATGA
- a CDS encoding ATP-dependent Clp protease ATP-binding subunit: MEAKFSDRVKEVISLAREEALRLGHDYIGTEHLLLGMIREGEGSAINILKKLGVTVEELKAEIERHSQGTATYNVRNLANIPLTRQAEKVLKITYLEAKIFKADLIGTEHLLLSILRDEDSIATHILEKFNITYEVVKEMLQYHTDKPITSATEDDDDEGRIFGGGREPSGGGSSSQGKSTEKSRTPVLDNFGRDLTKLAEDDKLDPIIGREKEIERVAQILSRRKKNNPILIGEPGVGKTAIAEGLALRIVQRKVSRILFGKRVVTLDLASLVAGTKYRGQFEERMKAVMSELEKNRDIILFIDELHTIVGAGGASGSLDASNMFKPALARGEIQCIGATTLDEYRQYIEKDGALARRFQMVMIEPTDVEETVQILDNIKDKYESHHHVKYDEEAIKACVTLSERYITDRFLPDKAIDVLDEAGARVHINNIHVPEEITKLEADIEDVKVEKNQVVKSQKYEEAAQLRDKEKRLIEKLERAKYKWEHETRKQTYPVTEDNIGEVIAMMTGIPVKRVTQSEGQKILGMKEALTGKVIGQDQAVVKLTKAIQRTRVGLKDPNKPIGSFVFLGPTGVGKTELAKVLATYLFDRPDALIRIDMSEYMEKFSISRLVGAPPGYVGYEEGGQLTEKVRRKPYSVILLDEIEKAHPDVFNILLQVLDDGILTDGLGRRVDFRNTIIIMTSNIGVRQLKDFGAGVGFSTQAKEDISGDLMKNTIQKALKKAFSPEFLNRLDDVIVFNSLEREHIHKIIDISLDKLFHRIKLLGYDIELTEAAKDFLSEKGFDKQYGARPLNRAIQKYLEDPVAEELLKGEVQEGDTLMADHKEGEPELTVKIKKQKTKKTEE, from the coding sequence ATGGAAGCCAAATTTTCAGATAGAGTCAAAGAAGTAATTTCTCTTGCTAGAGAAGAGGCTTTAAGGCTTGGACATGATTATATAGGTACAGAACATCTATTGCTCGGAATGATACGAGAAGGAGAAGGAAGTGCCATCAATATTTTAAAAAAATTGGGTGTTACGGTAGAAGAACTCAAAGCCGAAATCGAACGCCATTCACAAGGAACAGCAACATATAATGTTCGCAATCTAGCCAATATTCCTCTCACTCGTCAGGCTGAAAAAGTCTTGAAAATAACATATTTAGAAGCAAAAATTTTTAAAGCTGACTTAATCGGTACAGAACATTTGCTTTTATCTATCTTGAGAGATGAGGATAGCATTGCTACACATATTTTAGAAAAATTCAATATAACCTACGAAGTAGTAAAAGAAATGCTCCAATATCACACTGACAAACCCATCACATCTGCAACAGAAGATGATGATGATGAAGGACGTATTTTTGGTGGTGGAAGAGAACCCTCTGGAGGAGGAAGTTCATCTCAAGGAAAATCAACCGAAAAATCACGTACTCCTGTTTTAGATAACTTTGGTAGAGACCTTACCAAACTTGCCGAAGATGACAAATTAGACCCAATCATTGGGCGTGAAAAAGAAATTGAGCGTGTAGCTCAAATTCTTTCTCGTCGTAAGAAAAACAATCCTATTTTGATAGGTGAACCAGGGGTTGGTAAAACTGCCATCGCCGAAGGTTTAGCCTTGAGGATAGTGCAACGCAAGGTATCACGTATTTTATTTGGTAAGCGTGTCGTTACGCTTGACCTTGCTTCACTTGTTGCAGGTACAAAATATCGTGGACAGTTTGAAGAACGTATGAAAGCTGTTATGAGCGAACTTGAAAAAAATAGAGATATTATTCTTTTCATTGATGAGCTTCATACAATCGTTGGTGCAGGTGGCGCATCAGGCTCTCTTGATGCCTCTAACATGTTCAAACCAGCACTTGCTCGTGGCGAAATACAATGTATTGGTGCAACGACTTTAGACGAATATCGTCAGTATATTGAGAAAGATGGCGCATTAGCTCGTCGTTTTCAAATGGTTATGATTGAACCTACTGATGTAGAGGAAACCGTACAAATTTTAGATAATATTAAAGACAAGTACGAATCTCATCACCATGTAAAGTATGATGAAGAAGCAATTAAGGCTTGTGTAACACTTTCAGAGCGTTATATTACAGACCGTTTCTTGCCAGATAAAGCAATTGATGTTTTGGATGAAGCTGGTGCAAGAGTGCATATTAATAATATTCACGTTCCAGAAGAAATTACGAAACTAGAAGCTGATATCGAAGACGTAAAAGTAGAAAAAAATCAAGTTGTGAAAAGCCAAAAATACGAAGAAGCTGCACAACTTAGAGATAAAGAAAAACGCCTAATTGAAAAATTAGAACGTGCAAAATATAAGTGGGAACACGAAACACGCAAACAAACTTATCCAGTTACAGAAGATAATATCGGAGAAGTAATTGCGATGATGACAGGAATCCCTGTAAAACGTGTTACACAAAGTGAAGGACAAAAGATTTTGGGAATGAAAGAAGCCTTGACAGGAAAGGTTATCGGACAAGACCAAGCTGTTGTCAAACTTACAAAAGCAATTCAGCGTACTCGTGTAGGATTGAAAGATCCAAATAAACCAATCGGTTCTTTTGTTTTCTTAGGACCAACAGGTGTAGGTAAAACAGAACTTGCAAAAGTATTGGCTACTTATCTTTTTGACCGTCCAGATGCACTTATTCGTATCGATATGAGTGAGTATATGGAGAAATTCTCTATCTCTCGTTTGGTAGGTGCGCCTCCGGGATATGTAGGTTATGAAGAAGGTGGACAGCTTACTGAAAAAGTTCGTCGTAAACCTTATAGCGTCATTTTGCTTGATGAGATTGAGAAGGCACACCCAGATGTTTTCAATATTTTATTACAAGTGCTTGATGATGGAATCCTTACTGATGGCTTAGGTCGTAGAGTAGATTTCAGAAATACTATTATTATCATGACTTCGAATATTGGAGTTCGTCAGCTCAAAGACTTTGGTGCAGGTGTAGGTTTTTCTACACAAGCTAAAGAAGATATAAGTGGCGATTTGATGAAAAATACTATTCAGAAAGCTCTAAAGAAAGCATTTTCTCCAGAGTTTTTGAATCGCTTAGATGATGTAATTGTCTTTAATTCTCTTGAAAGAGAACATATTCACAAAATCATTGATATTTCATTGGATAAACTTTTCCATAGAATTAAACTTTTGGGATATGACATTGAACTAACAGAAGCTGCAAAAGACTTCTTATCAGAAAAAGGTTTTGATAAGCAGTACGGAGCAAGACCACTCAACCGAGCTATCCAAAAATATTTGGAAGACCCAGTTGCCGAAGAGCTTTTGAAAGGCGAAGTACAGGAAGGCGATACGCTAATGGCAGACCATAAAGAAGGTGAACCAGAACTGACTGTCAAAATCAAAAAGCAAAAAACAAAGAAGACAGAGGAATAA
- a CDS encoding WbqC family protein: MKNQKRMQNILIELHHLPCLDYWKTILEAHNLGKEVILEAHENFNKQSYRNRTYILGANGKLALTVPVQKGSQKTLITEVKIDYKTDWNRQHWQSIKSAYGKSPFFIHYADFLEPIYENPPALLWEFNYKLLTICQKLLRTSIPLQTTESFEKEPSNEILDKRNTISPKKPAIFSHKPYYQTFGNKFENEGSLTDNEEKQNTIFENNLSILDLLFNEGTNALNLIKSL, from the coding sequence ATGAAAAATCAAAAAAGAATGCAAAATATACTCATAGAACTTCATCATCTCCCTTGTTTAGATTATTGGAAAACTATCTTAGAAGCTCATAATTTAGGAAAAGAAGTAATTTTAGAAGCCCACGAAAATTTTAATAAACAAAGCTACCGAAACCGTACTTATATTTTAGGGGCAAATGGAAAACTAGCTTTGACTGTTCCTGTTCAGAAAGGAAGTCAGAAGACGCTCATTACAGAAGTAAAGATTGATTATAAAACAGATTGGAATCGTCAGCACTGGCAAAGTATAAAATCAGCTTATGGAAAAAGTCCTTTTTTTATTCATTATGCTGATTTTTTAGAACCAATTTATGAAAATCCTCCTGCTCTCTTATGGGAATTTAATTACAAACTACTGACTATCTGTCAGAAATTACTACGTACTTCTATCCCTTTACAAACAACAGAAAGTTTTGAAAAAGAACCCAGTAACGAAATATTAGATAAGCGAAACACTATTTCACCAAAAAAACCTGCCATTTTTTCACATAAACCTTACTATCAAACCTTTGGCAACAAGTTTGAAAATGAAGGTAGTCTAACTGATAATGAAGAAAAACAAAACACTATTTTTGAAAACAACTTAAGTATTTTAGACTTACTCTTTAACGAGGGTACAAATGCTCTAAACCTTATCAAATCTTTATAA